A portion of the Magnolia sinica isolate HGM2019 chromosome 17, MsV1, whole genome shotgun sequence genome contains these proteins:
- the LOC131231445 gene encoding small ribosomal subunit protein eS24z-like: protein MPDTKAVTICTRKFMTNRLLSRKQFVIDVLHPGRANVSKVELKEKLARMYEVKDPNSIFVFKFRTHFGGGKSTGFGLIYDSVENAKKFEPKYRLIKNGLATKVEKSRKQMKERKNRAKKIRSVNKTKAGDATKAGKKK from the coding sequence ATGCCAGATACCAAGGCAGTTACCATCTGTACAAGAAAATTTATGACCAACCGTCTCTTATCTAGGAAACAGTTTGTTATTGATGTTCTCCACCCAGGGAGAGCTAATGTATCTAAGGTGGAGTTGAAGGAGAAATTGGCGAGGATGTACGAGGTCAAAGATCCAAACTCAATTTTTGTCTTCAAGTTCCGTACTCACTTTGGTGGCGGTAAATCTACTGGATTTGGTCTTATTTATGACTCTGTGGAGAATGCAAAGAAGTTTGAGCCGAAGTACAGGCTCATCAAGAACGGATTAGCCACAAAGGTGGAGAAGTCACGAAAACaaatgaaggagaggaagaatCGGGCTAAGAAGATACGCAGTGTCAATAAGACGAAAGCAGGAGATGCTACAAAGGCCGGGAAGAAGAAATGA